The window CAACGATAACGTAGTAGTTTCACACAAAGTATTAATAGAAAAAGACCTAGAGAAGCAGAAAGCTGAAATCTTGAACAACCTTGAAAAAGGTCAGGTTCTAGAAGGGGTAATCAAGAACATGACGAACTTCGGTGTATTCATCGATCTTGGTGGTGTTGATGGTTTACTTCACATTACTGATATCTCTTGGGGTAGAATTAACCACCCAGAAGAAGTATTGAAGCTTGACGAAAAAGTGAAAGTTGTAGTATTAGACTTTGACGAAGGCAAGAAGCGTATTTCTTTAGGTATGAAGCAATTAACTTCTCATCCTTGGGATTCGCTTGCTGAAGGCTTAGACGTAGGTTCTAAAGTTAAAGGTAAAATCGTTAATGTTGCAGATTACGGTGCATTCTTAGAAATTGCTCCTGGTGTTGAAGGTTTAATCCACGTTTCAGAAATGAGCTGGTCACAACATTTAAGAAATCCTCAGGATTTCATCAATGTAGGTGATGAGTTAGAGGCTGTAGTGCTTACTTTAGACAAAGAAGAGCGTAAAATGTCTCTTGGTATCAAGCAATTAACTGAAGATCCTTGGAACAAGAAAGAAGTATTAACTAAATATGCGGTTGGTACTGAGCACAAAGGTGTAGTTAGAAACATGACTAACTTTGGATTGTTCATCGAATTAGAAGAAGGTATTGACGGATTAGTTCACGTTTCTGATTTAAGCTGGACTAAGAAAATCAAACACCCATCTGAATTCGTAAAAGTAGGAGAAGAGTTAAATGTAGTTGTTTTAGAACTAGATGTTGAGAACAGAAGATTAGCATTAGGTCACAAACAATTAGAAGAAAACCCTTGGGATACTTTCGAAACTGTATTCACTGTAGGATCTAAGCATAAGTGTACTGTATTAAGTAAAAACGAAAAAGGTGCTATTTTGGAACTTCCATATGGTATTGAAGGATTTGCTGCTACTAAGCACTTAAAGAAAGCGGATGACTCTATAGCAGAGGTTGGGGAGTCTTTAGAATTTCAAGTATTAGAATTCTCTAAAGATGATAAGAGAATCGTTCTTTCACACTTACACACTCACTCTAAAGTTGAGGAAGCTGCTCCTAAGAAGAAAGCTACAGGTGGTGGAAAGAAAAAGTCTACTCCTAAACCACAAGCTTCTTCATCTACATTAGGTGATTTAGATGCATTATCTGCATTAAAATCTCAAATGGAAGATGATGCTAAAGGTGGAGCGAAGAAAAAAGCTTCAGCTAAGAAGGAAGAAGAGAGTAATGAAGATGATAAAAAAGAGGACTAAGATTAAGTCTTAATTTTTAAATATACTGGAAGCCATTCGGATTAATTCGAATGGCTTTTTTTATTATCTATTCGTAAAGCACTGATATAAAATGGATTTGAAATAATTTTATAATTATTCTCTAAGTCTGTTTGACAAGCGCGAGAATATGTCTATTTTTGCAATCGCAAATGCGACAATGGTCACGTGGCCGAGCGGCTAGGCAGTGGTCTGCAAAACCATCTACAGCGGTTCGAATCCGCTCGTGACCTCATTATTTTTACCTCCTTCGTGTCAAAAGCGGAGGAGGTTTTTTTATGTCTTTAATTTTTGTGTTAAAAACTGAATGTTTAATAATTATCCTTTCAAACGATGATTAGTGGTAGTTAATACCACTTTGAATTCTGAAGTAGTATTTTTTATATATCTTTAGGCAGTTCTAGAAATCAAAACCTTATTATTATGAATATTTCTATTAGGTCTTTAAAAGAATACTTTTTTCTGATTTTAATTTTATTTGTTGTATTCATATTGTTTCTAATAGTACTATTTCTTTTTGATTATTTTCAAATAATAGAATTTGACAATTCTTCATTTTCATTTGATATGGCAGACAAAGTTTTGACGCTAATACTATATGTTATAACGGTTACACTACTTTTTAGAACATACAGTTTACAGCAAACAGAACTATCAAAAATGGTTGATGCAAATAAAGAATTAGTTACTGCCAATAAATTGATGGTTGATGAAAACAAGAAAGCAAATGAATTACAATTAATAATAACTTTGAAAAATAGTATATATGATAGGTTTAATGAACGTAAATTTGATTACGATTCTTTAAAAATCAATTGTATTGATTTTCTGGATAAATTTAGAACACATATTCTTAAGCCTATAACACATCTTATAAAAAAATATATATACATTCTGAACTTAATTTAGATGTCACTTATTTGAGTAATATTAATAGTTTTAATAAAGATTCATTATCGAAATTACAATTGTTATTGAACACTTTAGCCATTCAAATTAACTATTTTAAAATTCAAGGTTTCTCCGATGAAAACTTGAATTTCATTTATATTGGTTTACCTGATAATTTTAAAAGTTTTATATTATTAATGAATAGTAATTTTAGAGATGAACCAATAAATAAACTGGATAAAAATGAAATTAAAGAATTTGATCCCATTGAGAAAGGAGAAATAATTGAGAAATTTAAAATTCTTAGTAGGATACATGATCAAACTAAAAATTTGGCAGAATTAATTGGCTATTAAAGTCCTTTTCAGCAATGGGAGGTAATTATTCACCTTTTAATTCACTTACTTTCTTTTTTAGTTCTTCAATATGTTGAAGCCTTTTTTCATTTTGTGTTTTAGATATCTTTTTATTTTTATAGTCATTTTCTAAATGATAAAGGGCATCCATATAATGGTCAATAGCTTTTTCATTTTCGTTTTTATATTCAGCCTTTGCACCTAATTCTTTGTGCTTTTTATAGTTGGGTATTTTTTTACTTTTACTTTCAGATTCAGAAAAAAGTGTGATAATTAAACCTACTAAAGGACTTAACAAAATTGACCACAACAAAGCCATTCCAAAACCTATTTTTCTATTACTTCCAATAGCCCCAACTAATAAAGCTAAAATTACCCATGCTATGATATAGCCCATAATTGTTTTATGTTTTGATGAAAATCTAATATATCAGAATGAACTATAATTACCATAACGAATCTCAATTTGTTTATTCTAAGGGTGTTGTATCCCCGCTAGCGCACGTGTGTCGCATTCTATTTTATCCTCCAACTTAATAATCAGCTGGAGGACAAAACAATCCAACTATAAAACCTCCTTATTATAAGGAATGAAATTATGCCATTTCCATGGCGTAAAGGTGTCTTTAAGAGTAAGCTCTAATAAGTATTTAAAGATACTTTCTCCATTAGCACTGTTCGTCATGATCATTACCCCTTTCTTGGCATCTGGGAATAGGATAGAATAATGCTCAAATCCATCTCCATGACCACCTTTAGATGCAGCCCATCCGTAAGGCGTTTTGATTAAGATAAATCCTAAGCCGCATGATAATTCAATAGCGTCATATTCAGAAGTAGTTTTATTAGCAAGTGGACCAAAGTGATGCTTCGAATTGATTTTAACTTGAGGAGTGAATATTTCCTTCCAGCTTTCTTTACTTAATATTTTTTGCTGAAGCACGGCTTCTAAAAATAGGCTGTAGTCGGAAGCAGTGGTTTCCAATGTACTCGGGCCTCTAGGCTCATTATCTTTATCTTTCATTAATACCATACCCATTTCATTATGACCATAAGCAAAATCTGCTTCAAAACGGTCTTGCCATTGAAAGCTCGAGTTTACCATACCTAATGGCTTGAATATTCTCTCTTGAGCTAATTCTTCTAATCCTTTACTGGTCATCTTCTCAATAATCACCTGTAAATACACCATAGCTTCACCTGAATATGAATAACGACTACCAGGCTCAAATTTTACTCTCAGTTTTTGATCCGCCTCAAACCAACGCCAATTCGGAAAACCTGAGGTATGAGCTAAGCACATTCGAGCAGTAATTTTGTGATAAAGGCTGTCTTCTTTTAAATCTGAGTAATCATCATGCCAGCGTGTCTGAGGTTCATATTCATAAATCTTTTTGGGTAGGTAGTTTTCTAATGGAGTGTCTAGATCAATCACACCATCTTCTACTAAATCCATCACTAAAACACTAAAAACAGCCTTGCTAAGTGATGCGCCATAGATATTCGAACTATCAGATAAAGGCTGCCTGCTATTATTATTTTTAAAGCCAAAGGTGTTGGTATATTTCACTTGATTGTCTTCGAAAATACTTAATGCAAGGCCATGTACTTCCGCATCTTGAGATAGTTGCTTTATTTTTTGTTCTAATGAATCTATTGTTATGGTACTTTCATCTAATCTGTTTATTGATTTCTCATTATCAATACTACAAGATATAAGTGAGATCAATATTACGCATATAGCAGCACTCTTAAATTTATTCAAACTCAGAAAAGGAATACTGAAAGGATAGAAGCACTTTTGTTTATTGAGAACATAAAAAATATTGAATAGTATGATAGTGAAATTCAATGGCACAACACTGATGAAAAACAAAAAGCCATAGCCTTGCACCGTAATCAATGCTATAAAAGCAAGTATAAAGAGGAGAGTTATGGATATGTTGTAGTTGATAACTTTCCTACCATGTTTATCATAAATAGGATTATCTCCTCTTTTATGTACCCAAAGCAATACTATAGTAATAATATTAATAAATGGGACTACCACTCCCAAAAGCGGTACTCCATGAAATAATAATAACCATTTAGTTTGAATATCTTCTTCTTTAGGATTATTCAACGGTTTTAGATCTTCAATTTCAATGCCCAGACCTATTGCTAATAATTTAAGGGTATCCAAATGTGGATTTACGGTTCCTTTTTCAATTCTTTGGATAGTTCTTACCGTAACGCTTGATTTCTCAGAAAGCTTTTCTTGAGATAAGCCTTCTTTTTTACGGTAATAGATTAGATTTTTTGAGATACTTTCTTGTTCCATCATTTTTCGATTTGTGAAAGTACAAAAGTATCTTGAAAAGCGGGTCATTGTTACGACACAAGCCTGTCACCTTGGTGTCATATCACTTAAAATGGCTTTAAAAGGGGTTTTTATCCTCCTCGCACAAGCGTCCGCTTGTGCGGTCCATGAATTGTGTATCTTTATTCTATTATAATCAAATCATAGCATCATGTTTAGTCATCAATGCTTAAATTATCTATGTATTTGGTACAAGCTGACGCTTGCACCATTCAGAGTATTATGTGTTTAAG is drawn from Marivirga arenosa and contains these coding sequences:
- the rpsA gene encoding 30S ribosomal protein S1 codes for the protein MAENQENVKNEEFDWEAFETKGFGEGYSKAKREELAKMYDNVATDLDEQEVVKGIVVAINDRDVVLNIGYKSDGLVPTNEFRDMPDLKVGDEVEVYVEEREDKNGELVLSRRKAKIVGAWDKIQKALDQDLIIEGLVKRRTKGGLIVDVHGVEAFLPGSQIDVKPIRDFDVFVGKKMEVKVVKINYSNDNVVVSHKVLIEKDLEKQKAEILNNLEKGQVLEGVIKNMTNFGVFIDLGGVDGLLHITDISWGRINHPEEVLKLDEKVKVVVLDFDEGKKRISLGMKQLTSHPWDSLAEGLDVGSKVKGKIVNVADYGAFLEIAPGVEGLIHVSEMSWSQHLRNPQDFINVGDELEAVVLTLDKEERKMSLGIKQLTEDPWNKKEVLTKYAVGTEHKGVVRNMTNFGLFIELEEGIDGLVHVSDLSWTKKIKHPSEFVKVGEELNVVVLELDVENRRLALGHKQLEENPWDTFETVFTVGSKHKCTVLSKNEKGAILELPYGIEGFAATKHLKKADDSIAEVGESLEFQVLEFSKDDKRIVLSHLHTHSKVEEAAPKKKATGGGKKKSTPKPQASSSTLGDLDALSALKSQMEDDAKGGAKKKASAKKEEESNEDDKKED
- a CDS encoding serine hydrolase, producing the protein MMEQESISKNLIYYRKKEGLSQEKLSEKSSVTVRTIQRIEKGTVNPHLDTLKLLAIGLGIEIEDLKPLNNPKEEDIQTKWLLLFHGVPLLGVVVPFINIITIVLLWVHKRGDNPIYDKHGRKVINYNISITLLFILAFIALITVQGYGFLFFISVVPLNFTIILFNIFYVLNKQKCFYPFSIPFLSLNKFKSAAICVILISLISCSIDNEKSINRLDESTITIDSLEQKIKQLSQDAEVHGLALSIFEDNQVKYTNTFGFKNNNSRQPLSDSSNIYGASLSKAVFSVLVMDLVEDGVIDLDTPLENYLPKKIYEYEPQTRWHDDYSDLKEDSLYHKITARMCLAHTSGFPNWRWFEADQKLRVKFEPGSRYSYSGEAMVYLQVIIEKMTSKGLEELAQERIFKPLGMVNSSFQWQDRFEADFAYGHNEMGMVLMKDKDNEPRGPSTLETTASDYSLFLEAVLQQKILSKESWKEIFTPQVKINSKHHFGPLANKTTSEYDAIELSCGLGFILIKTPYGWAASKGGHGDGFEHYSILFPDAKKGVMIMTNSANGESIFKYLLELTLKDTFTPWKWHNFIPYNKEVL